The nucleotide window CAAGGCTCTTTCATGGAGATCATGGAGTCCTGGGCTAAGACGGTGGTGGTAGGAAGAGCTCGGTAAATATGTTTGTACTCAAAGTACACACTCGCAGAGTACTTCATATGAATGGTATGTACGGTCATTCAGCCTCACtcttaaaattatattattaacacTGTTGAATCAATACAGGTTAGGAGGAATACCTCTTGGTGTCATCGCTGTTGAAACACGCACAGTAGAGTTGACCGTCCCAGCCGATCCAGCCAACCTGGACTCAGAATCTAAAGTGAGCAAATCTCTACACACACTGTGTTAATGTCCAACAATAGACGGTGACAATAATAAGAGTATTTCACCTCTGCccttgtgtgattgtgtgttgaTGTCAGGTTTTGCAGCAGGCTGGTCAGGTGTGGTTCCCAGACTCAGCCTTTAAAACAGCTCAGGCCATTTGTGACTTCAACCGTGAGCGTGTGCCTCTCATGGTGTTCGCCAACTGGAGGGGCTTCTCCGGGGGAATGAAGGGTACACGATGAATAATACAAATCTCTGAATATCATACACTGCTTTGTCGTGATTGTAAAAtaacttcctctgttctctctcagaTATGTATGACCAGGTACTGAAGTTCGGAGCCTACATTGTGGATGCCCTGCATGGTTTCCGTCAGCCGGTGCTGGTGTACATCCCACCACATGCTGAGCTGAGGGGAGGGTCCTGGGTGGTGATTGACCCCACCATCAACCCGCTGTGTATGGAGCTCTATGCTGACAGGGAGAGCAGGTACATAAGTgcagtgaatttattttttattttcaactaaaacaacagatgtgtgtgtgattacatgtttttttttgtctccctgttgttttctctctgtgcagaggGGGTGTGCTGGAGGCTGAGGGCACAGTGGAGATCAAATTCAGGAAGAAGGACCTGCTGAAGACCATGAGAAGACTAGATTCCGTCTATGCCAGTCTGGTTGAGCAGCTTGGTAAAAAGCTCCTTATCTCAACTCATACAACCACTCGTATTTCCTTATTTTCTCCACAGTATTGCAGATATCTTCGTAACCTTACCGTGATTCAGAAATGTTCTATTTTCACCAGCTTCCCTGGAGCTGTCTGACAAACAGTGCAGAGAGCTGGAGTCACAGCTCAAAGCCAGAGAAGAATTCCTGTTGCCCATCTACCACCAGGTGGCAGTGCAGTTTGTAGACCTGCACGACACCCCAGGGAGGATGCAGGAGAAGGGTGTCATCACTGTGAGTGAGCACTTCacaatcacactgatgtaatgtgtgtaacattaggtgcaggaaataaaactgtgctCAGCGGAGTCGCACGCTGCTGTAACATGTTTTGCAAATCTGTGTTGACAGGATATTCTGGATTGGAAGAACGTGCGGACGTTCTTTTACTGGCGTCTCCGTCGCCTCTTGTTGGAGCAGGTGGTGAAATGTGAGATTCTGCAGGCCAACAAGGACCTCAGTGACGGACACGTGCAGTCCATGCTGCGACGCTGGTTTGCTGAGACAGAGGGAACCGTCAAGGTATGTGACCACACAAAGGgattctctctctgctgatgcACAACATGcaagttaaacattttgaataaaggTAGATAAAGCAGTTCAACTCAGGCAGAGCTCATTGTGgggagtctttttttaaaaattgtatttaaatgtttctgtctgatactgtatgtttatgtaCCATGACACTTTATTCattctcattttatttgaaCCCCTGAATGTGACTGAGAATATGAGCTGCGATCACGACATCCTGAAAGACTTCAAATCCAATGTCTATTTGTTTCACGTCTTCTCAATACCCAGCCTAAATCTGTCACTGGGACAAATCATGCCTGTATTTATGAGCACTTCAGTGTTTATTGGAAATGTAAAGGTGTGTCTGTTTGCGTTGTCAGGCTTACCTCTGGGACAATAACCAAGCTGTAGTTGAGTGGCTTGAGAAGCATTTGTCCATGGAGGACAGCGGCACGCAGTCAGCCATCAGAGAGAACATCAAGTACTTGAAACgagaaaacactttgaaacaCATCCGCAGGTATGCAgagacacgcgcacacacacacacacacacacacacacacacacacacacacacacacacacacacacacacacacacacacacacacaccaaccatTAATAACATGATTGATGTGGGGACACATTCCAGTTGGACAGGGATCAGCTGGTCACTGTCGTATGCGTCCATGTGGCACGTAACCTAACCGTTCGGCCAATGGGTCGCTCCCATGTGATCTTCATGCATTTTAGAATCAGTGAAGGAGCTTTATTAGCTTTATTGTTGACTCAGTCAGAGACCATTAATAACTTCACCCATGTTTACCTGAAGTTGCCTGTAGCATTCCCTCTAACCATACATGTTCACACTGAAGCATTTAGGGCAAATAAATAACCAAGGTTTTCGTACATTACTCATTGCAGAGTCTGACTTATAACTGCAACTTCACCTGGTTTTTAAGGTTATTAATATTTGTAGAGATATATTATACAgatataacataatatattcttttcttttaacctcaagcaaaagcagaaaaaaagtgTCTATACATTTTCATTGGGATGTTTGTGATGGGGATCTTCCACCTGTGTTCCAGCCTGGTGCAGGCGAACCCTGATGTGGCCATGGACTGCATCATCCACATGAGCCAGAGCATCACTCCGTCCCAGAGGGCCAAGCTCTTGCATCTGTTCTCAACTATGGACAACACCAGCGCCAGTTAAGCTGAGGGGCTTTACCAGGTTGTGATATTAAAGACAACGAAGGGTCGTATCCACCTGATTGTGCTGTATAAGTAAAGAGGGGGGGCATTTAAAGATATAAAGGTGATTGTACAGGATTATAGTCGGGGCAATTCTTTGCACTACGCACATGCTGAATGTGACCTACTCCTAAGTTATTACAGAACCACTACAAAGCCCTGTCTTTTATAATCTGTTCCAATGATTGTCTTTTACATTTGTCGAGTGTTTGCACCTGATGGTGTATCagtgttaaaaatgtatctcaATAAGCTCTTTGTGGTCTATCGAGGTCAGGGTTATACAATCAAAGAAATAGAAGCCAAAGTCCTGAGGCAGTAAAATAGTGAATTGATgtttcagatacatttttgtGCAATTATTTTATCAGTATTGTGAtgcaaaaatgcaaattaaGAAGCAGGTAAAATTGTGTACTGCAGTGTCATGAGTTCAGTTGTGTTCGTCATTTCACTGTTGACACTGGAGCCAGTGGTCCATTCTTTTCAATGTTTCTTTCAGTCTCTGATGTTTATGTGCTAAAGACAATGGTATGTATGACAGGAGATGGTGTGACACTGTATTTGATACTTCTGAGcttccttcatttctctctgtgcatcTCTGAGACACATTTCTTCAGACTCAGGTTTGGTCAAAGATGGACATTAACGACTGAAGTGGTCTCGCCGGCTGATGTCTTGATTTGCCTCGCCTCCGATCAGAAATATCAACCGTGACATTTCCTTTGAATGTACATAAGCTCTTTCCTGTGTCTTGTTTTCCCCCCAAGGGATGTTGTTAATAAATATCattgatatatttttggcaaaaacaaatgtatttttattcaccCATTCGATTTTTATTATGGTCACGTAACTGAACATAATGTACACCTAACTTTCAGACATGTTAATCACAGTGTGTAGAAGAATAACGCGTAACATCTGGATTACTCAAAAAGTGTTGGCACACGTTTGCATTTTGGAACTTAAGTGTGTAAATACAGTCAAAAACAAAGCTTTTCTGTGGCAATAGcaattttaaaacattcaaatatataCAGCAAAAGACTGACAGTCATCCCCTTCTCCAGCTGcctttttataaatataaataaaacgtCACAGTAATAATGTCTAGCACAATACAACAGACAAGAGATGGAGAGCTACAGTATGGAAGGACTTTAAAACGCAGAGTGAACAGTAGAAAAAACGGTAGATGCTAACTTACACATACTTCTCCAGGCAGAGTCCTCGTACTCATACTGGCTGGGAGGCTTTGCTTGGCAAAGCTAGATATTTTAAGTCTTACATACGTCTTTCTTAAAACCttaatttattattagtttCATCTCTTATGAGCAGTTTAATGGTAGACTGTACGGGACATGATTTTCAAACATCCTTTCTCCAGGTAGTTCCTCGGGTGAAGCAGTGTGATTTGTATGTTTAGTAGCACAGAAGAAACCAGAGACTTCTTCAGACCGCGTTCATAGATTTCCACAGATGAGATAAAATCATGTTGACTCTGTTAGCGTTGCTTCAAAGCAGGATGATGGGCTTGCTGTTGGCTGCTGTGCCCATGTACTGGGACGACAGGGGGTCCTGGGTGGTGTAGGTGGTGTAGAGGCCCGTCACCTGCACATCTGACAGCGGCATGTTCACCCCGGTGGAGCTGGGAGGGAGGCTGGCTGTTCCCAAGTCACAGTCTGATAGTCGGAGGGGCGAGTTACTGAAGGTGCCCAAAGCATCCAGGTTAAAGCTGTCGTCCTTCATTTCCTCCCACAGGTTACCTGAGCAGGTGAAAGGAGAGGTTAATGTACTGATGCAGCAACACATCAGTTATCCTGCAAACCTAAATAAAAACAGGCCTGACACTTAGAATGTGTATTTACCTTGAAAGGCAAAGTCCATGATGCTGGGGTCTAGTGCGTCCACCTCTGTGTGCGTGTCACCGTGCACGATGTAGAAATCATCAGGGGGCTTGCTGGACTGCTGAGTGAGAGGACTGTGGCAAAGGTCGGGGACAGTGTGGAGGGGAGGTGTCTGGGCCGGGGCGGGGGACATGGGGGCCAGTCGGGCCTGAGCCTGGAGCTGGGCCTGAAACTGGTGGTGCTGGTGCATGGGTAAACACGGGAGGGACAGCGTGACTATAGGCTGAGGCTGCATCTGGGCAGAGACGGGCAGCGGGAGGCCCGTCTGACAGCCGGGCAGCCGGGTCATGCCGGCCTCTAACAACTTGCGTCTGCAGTTCTCTGGGCGGTCTGTGATCAGTTTGTCCAGCTCATCTGCAGGGAACAAAACAGGTTATAAGACTTTGCCGTTCATTGGTGGCTCATGCACACCGGGGGGAGCATTTGACGTTTGAATTTGAAGTAAAGACGTTTCTGACCAGGGTTAGCCATGCTGCGGCGGATGGCCGGCAGGTCCTTGCGTTTCCACttctgcatctcctcctccatcttgtcAATTTTGGCAGGGTTCAGTGCCCAGAGACAGCCCTTACGAGACGAGCTGCTCGTCTTGTTCTCCACTTTCTCAAAGCATTTGTTTAAGGACAGGTTGTGTCTGACGGAGTTCTTCCATCCATCAGGTGCAGTCTGCAGGGAATGAGGTAgtgtaacatttttatttctttctcatttACATGAACCTTCACATTTTAGTCCTCCATGTTATATTAACAGGGTTTCATACCTTGAAATAAGGAAAGTGGTCCTTCATAAAGCTATAGATCTCACTGACTGGGAGGCTGccagttttgctgtttttcagaGCCATGGCAATCAaacagctgagagagaaaacaggattAAATCATTATTGGATTTCAGATTAAAGCAGATTAGGGGAAATGCACCAGAAGAAGAATTCAGTCAGAAATCCAAACATCTGTGTACCGACCTGTAGGAGTAGATGGGCTTGGGGAAAGACTTGGGCTGCAGCTCCTGGTCTTGCGGAGCCAGACGAGGTTGCGTGAATAGACTTTGGTCGTTGAAA belongs to Hippoglossus stenolepis isolate QCI-W04-F060 chromosome 9, HSTE1.2, whole genome shotgun sequence and includes:
- the foxn4 gene encoding forkhead box protein N4; the protein is MIEGGITSMMSGIIENSGHHPSPQDYRLLTTDPSQLREEDLPGDLQSLSWLTSVDVPRLQQMADTRGHSNGPSQGSLLEQQTAQLSSLAMTAGQGSMLQLQSNMQHSPLGISIINTHSGSMSPFSMNGMPSPGYQCPTSVYQPTPQHVYSLTQTGQQCSTTGLYSNVSFNDQSLFTQPRLAPQDQELQPKSFPKPIYSYSCLIAMALKNSKTGSLPVSEIYSFMKDHFPYFKTAPDGWKNSVRHNLSLNKCFEKVENKTSSSSRKGCLWALNPAKIDKMEEEMQKWKRKDLPAIRRSMANPDELDKLITDRPENCRRKLLEAGMTRLPGCQTGLPLPVSAQMQPQPIVTLSLPCLPMHQHHQFQAQLQAQARLAPMSPAPAQTPPLHTVPDLCHSPLTQQSSKPPDDFYIVHGDTHTEVDALDPSIMDFAFQGNLWEEMKDDSFNLDALGTFSNSPLRLSDCDLGTASLPPSSTGVNMPLSDVQVTGLYTTYTTQDPLSSQYMGTAANSKPIILL